DNA from Sulfurimonas xiamenensis:
ATCTTGAAGTTGCAGAAAACAAAATTGAGTACTTTAATGAAAATGTTATTGAATCAAGCGAATTCTTCGAGCTTAATGATGAGGAGATAATAGAATAAAGATGGAACTGTTTTATGATATATTAAAACAACTTATTCGCATACCTAGTGTTGTAGGAGAAGAGCATCCTTTTTTTATGTTTATAAAAAGAGAACTTGAAGAAATTGGTGTAACAGTTGAATACTATGACGGTGTACTTGTAGCAAAAGGGAAAGAGCCTAATAGTGGTTATATCTCCGCTCACGCAGATAGACATGGACTTATTTGCACCGGCCATAATGAGTTTCAGTATGCTGCATTTATTGCAAAAAATAAAGCAGATCTAACCGGTGATTCGAACTCAGAGCAATTGTTGCACAATTTTACGGCAAGATTTGTTGATGAAAAAGTTCAGGCATATGAGCCTTGGTCGGGAAACTATTTAGGGCTTGGCTCTATAAAAGATGCGTATCTTTGTCAAAGAAGAAATAATATTCTTTTTAAAATAGATGGTTTTGATTATCTTTTTCCAGGAACGCCTATAGCCTTTACAGACAAACTTGAAATTAATGGCGATTTAATATCTGCGCAGTTAGATAATGTCATAAGCATTGCTGTTATTATCTATATGTACACTGCTGGCTATCAAGGCACCGCTTTTTTTACTGCTTCTGAAGAGGCAGGCAGAAGCTGGAGATTTTTGATGGAGTGGTTTAAGCGTTTTGATATAAAAACAGATGAGCTGCTTGTGCTTGACACAAGTCCCTACCCTACTTTGGAGGAGATTAAAAATATAGATATAGTTATGAGAAACAGAGATTCAAATGCCGTATTTAGATCACCTCTAAAAAATAAAATCAAGAAAATTGCTATAAAAGAGAAGATAAAATACAATTTTAAAGATAACTATTTAAAAGCTAAAATGGCTAAAAATGGCACAATCAGCTCTCTCGGAACAACAGAACTTGGAAGATTGATTTATGCAACCAAGGGAGAGATTCAAGGAACAACTCTACAAATACCGACAATAGGTTACCATACAGTACATGAAACAACAACAAAAAAATCAGTTGAGAGCATAATTACTATTTTAAAAAAAATATACATAAAATGATATATAAATATTGAGACCTTTAAATATTATGCAAATTATTATTACAATATTTCTAAAATAAACTTCAAATCAATCACAAATAACACTTTTAATAATAAAAATTGATAAATAAAATAAATTTTTAGAAAGTAACTTTTTAGCTCCTTTCAAATCTTGTTTGACAATTTTTTGACATTTTATTGACTTTTGAACATATGTGCGTTATTATTGATGCAATAAATTATAAAAAAGGATTTACTCTCCTTTTTATTCGATTTATTAATTTATAAAACTTTGTTGTCAACTAGAATGTCAAAAAAATCATAACTTGAAGATTTATAGAACTTCTAAGATTATGATCTTATTTAAGCAGCTGGAGACTAAATAAAAAATATCTTAGAAAGTGTTGTATCAAAATTATTAAGCTCTCTAAGTATATTGACTCAAAAAGTTAAAAAATATGAGGTTAAACCATGAGTATCAAGAAGATTTTTAGTTTTTATATCAATGGCTTCAAAAGCATGACAATAGGAAAAACTTTATGGAAAATTATCTTTATAAAACTGGTGGTAATTTTGCTCTTTTTAAACTACTTTATTCATAACAAGAATTTTAAAACAGAGTATAAAACATATGACGAAAAAATAAATTTCGTTTATGAAAACTTGAGATTAAAATAGGAGAAAAAGATGGAAGAATCTTTAATTGACTGGAGTCGTGCACAATTTGCACTTACGGCTATGTATCACTGGATTTTTGTGCCCCTGACTTTGGGACTTGGATTTATAGTAGCAATAATGGAAACAATGTATGTCAAAACCGGAAGTGATTTTTGGAAAAAAACAACCAAATATTGGATGACACTTTTTGCTATTAATTTTGCAATTGGTGTAGCAACCGGAATAATTATGGAATTTGAATTTGGTACAAACTGGGCAAATTATAGCTGGTTTGTAGGTGATATATTTGGTGCGCCGCTGGCTGTAGAGGGAATTTTAGCGTTTTTTATGGAATCGACTTTTTTTGCCGTTATGTTTTTTGGATGGGATAAAGTAGATAAAAAATTTCATCTTTTGTCCACTTGGCTTGTTGCGATTGGTTCAAATCTTTCAGCACTTTGGATTTTAGTGGCAAACGGTTGGATGCAATATCCTGTTGGAATGCACTTCAATCCAAATACTGTAAGAAATGAGATGATGAACTTTTGGGATATACTTTTTTCTCCCGTTGCAGTTAGTAAATTTCTCCATACTCTTGGAAGTGGTTATGTTATGGCTGCCCTTTTTGTAGTAGGAGTCAGTTCTTGGTATCTTCTCAAAAATCGCGATGTAGTATTTGCAAAAAAATCGATGCTTGTAGGTGCCACATTTGGACTAATTACCTCTTTGTTTTTAGCTTTAAGCGGAGATGAATCAGCACATCAAGTAGCGCATAAACAACCCGTAAAACTCGCAGCGATGGAGGGACTATATAAAGGAAAAGAGGGAGCTGGACTTGTTGCAGTTGGTCTGCTTAATCCAAATAAAGCTCTTAACAATGACGAAAATCCATTCCTTTTTGATATAGAGATACCTTATATTCTTTCAATCTTAAGCTACCATAAAACGAATGCTTTTGTACCGGGCTTAGAAGATTTAGTATATGGAAATGAAAAATATAACATAATGGGAGCGGCAGAAAAAATAGAAAAAGGCAAAATTGCTCTTGAAGCACTACAAAGCTATAAAGAGGCAAAAAAAGATGCAAATGAAGAAGCTTCCAAAGCTGCACAGACAACGCTTGAAGAGTATATGCCGTACTTTGGATATGGATATTTAAAAAAACCTGAAGATATAGTAGCACCGGTTGCTACAACTTTTTACGCATTTCATATCATGGTATGGCTTGGCGGTTGGTTTATTATACTTTTTGCTTTTGTACTTTTTTTCCTTACAAAAAAAGAGATTCAAAAATATCCTCTTCTGCTTAAAGCGGCTTTTTGGTCAATTCCACTTGGATATATAGCCGGTGAGGCTGGATGGGTTGTTGCTGAAGTTGGCCGTCAACCATGGGCAATTCAGGATTTAATGCCAGTCGGCATTGCAGCAACACATATATCTACAACAAATGTAATGATAAGTTTCTTTTTATTTGCAACACTTTTCACAACACTGCTTATTGCAGAAATCAAAATTATGACCAAACAAATAAAAATTGGTCCGGATGGAGGACACTAAAATGGTAGGATTCGGTGATTTAGATTTACTTACACTTCAACAATACTGGTGGTTTGTAATCTCGCTTTTAGGTGGTCTTTTTGTTTTTATGATGTTTGTTCAGGGTGGACAAACTCTAATTTACAAACTATCTACAAATGAGACAGAAAAAACAATGTTAATCAACGCTATTGGGCGTAAATGGGAATTGGGATTTACTACTCTTGTTCTTTTTGGTGGGGCACTTTTTGCAGCATTTCCTCTCTTTTACGCAACGAGTTTCGGCGGAGCTTACTGGGTGTGGCTCGCAATACTCTTTTGCTTTATTATTCAAGCAGTAAGTTATGAGTATAGAAGCAAACCGGATAATTTCTTAGGACAAAAAACCTATGAAGTATTTTTATATATAAATGGAACTTTAGGAGTATTTTTACTGGGTGTGGCAATTGCTACTTTTTTTAGCGGCAGTGAATTTAAAATTGATTCAAACTTCTTTTCTCATTGGCAAAATCCACTTCGTGGTTTAGAAGCACTTTTTAATCCAATGAACTATCTTTTAGGGTTTGCATTGGTATTTCTCACTAAAATTACCGGTGCAATGTATTTTATCAACATTATTAATCATAAAGAGATACGAGAAAAAGCACTTTCATCAATAAAAATCAATATGCTTTTATTTCTACTTTTCTTTTTAGTATTTATAGGATGGATTTTTACCAAAGAGGGATTTGCAATAAATGAGAATGGTATTGTTTTTATGCAGCAATATAAATATTTTTATAATTTCTTAGATATGCCAATTCTTTTAACTCTATTTATTATAGGAATAATTATGGTTATTATATCTGTGTTTAATACTGTTTCATTCAAAAAAACATCTTGTATCAAAACAGGTGGTATAGGCGTTGTTTTAACCGTAACAGCACTTTTAACAAGCTTAGGTTTTAATAATACAGCTTATTATCCATCAACTTATGATTTACAAAGTTCTTTGACAATTATGAATAGTTCAGGAAGTCATTATACACTTATGGCAATGAGTTATGTTTCTTTAATGGTGCCATTTGTATTAGCATATATCGCTTATGCATGGTACTTAATGGACAGAGTAAAGATAACCAAAGAGGAGATTGAATCTCCAAATGCACACAACTACTAGGAGACAAGACAATGGAATATACATACGGACTAACATGGTTTAGCCTTTGGCCTATAATAATCTATTTGGGATACAAATTTTCAATTAAAAATGTAATGAAATTTGAAGAAAATGAGGGGTAAAAACGCCCCTCTTTAAAATTTTTATAAAATGAAATAAAAAAATGACAAAATTATGTTATCGTTTATAAGAAGAGATAGTAAAAAAATTATATACTTTTATAATAAGCTTGATTTTATTGCATCTCTTCTATTATGCTTAAGAATTTATATATTTTAAAAGAGAGAAAAATATATAGAAGTAGTTGCGAAACAGTTTTTAAGCCTTAAAAGGCTTTAAGAAGAGGGAGTTGAATTTTATGCGAAATCCGACTAAAAAAATACAATGAGCAATATTTACAATCTAATAGACAATCTTCATTTAGAAGATTTACAAAACGAAACACATCCGTCAATATTTGACGAAAATGAAGGATATGACATGTTAATTGTCAGACTTCCTGTTATTTATAAAGAGCTACAGGTAATTTCCACAGGATTTATAATTACAAATGAGAACAGTTATCTCTACGACAGAGATAATAGAGTCTTTAAAACATTAGAGAGTCGTTTTGAAGCTCCATATAAAATATTAGACAAGATGGTAGATGAACTCTTAGAATCATTTGAAAATTATCGTGATTTGATTGCAGATATGGAAGAGTCTCTATATTTAAACAAAACAACAACTTCTTTTATGAACAACTGGCTAAAACTTAAGCGCAATATAGTAAGAGTTGAAAGAACATTGTTCCATGCATCTTTTACTATGAATAAAGCAATTCAGCATTATGAAAAGAGTGATGATTTTCCTATAAATCATTATATAGATTTACATGAACATATGGAGCGTACATTAAGATCTGCTACGCTGCAACTCTCTAAACTTGATTATCTTTATAGTTTTTACAGTGCACGAACAAATGAAAAAATGAACTCTCTCGTCTACAACCTAACAATGATATCGGCTATATTTTTACCCTTAAATCTGGTTGTAGGATTTTTTGGTATGAATACAAGCGGCTTACCATTTACAGATACAACAGACGGAACAACAAATGTTATGATTCTAATACTCTTCTTATTAGCAATAACTGCAGGAGCTATAAGTTTTTTAAAAAAGAAAGTTTGAGGATAAAAAAGATTATTACTAAAATAGGTTGAAAAAACCTATTTTAGAAGGAGAAATAAATCAGAGTAATTTTATCTTATTTAACTTTTATATTTCTAATTACTTTATAGTTATCTAATATTTTTAAGTCTAATCTAATTTTATATAAAAAACAGCTCAACACAAAAAAGAAGGGCAAGAGAAAGCAACTATCATTATCCATAACATTAAGCTATTCAGATATAATTTCATATGTCAAAATTTAAAATTTATTCAGATTATTCGCCAGCAGGCGACCAGCCTACAGCCATTAAAACCATAAGTGATTCCATTCTTAAGGGTAATCGTTACCAAACCTTAGAAGGTGTTACAGGAAGCGGTAAAACCTATACTATGGCAAGTGTTATAGAAAAAGTGCAGATGCCGACCATTATTATGACGCATAACAAAACTCTTGCTGCTCAGCTTTACAGTGAGTTTCGTCAATTCTTTCCAAAAAATCATGTAGAGTACTTTGTATCATATTATGATTATTATCAGCCAGAGGCGTACATTCCTCGTCAAGATCTGTTTATAGAAAAAGATAGTGCCATTAATGATGAACTTGAGCGTCTTCGCCTCTCTTCAACCGCGAATCTTCTCTCTTACGATGATGTTATTGTCGTAGCTTCAGTTTCAGCAAATTACGGGCTGGGAGACCCCGAGGAGTATGAAAGCATGGTGCAATCCATCGCTGTCGGTGATGAAATAGCACAAAAAAAACTTCTGCTTCGTCTTGTCGAGATGGGTTACAGCCGAAACGACACCTACTTCGACAGCGGGCATATACGCGTAAACGGAGAGAGCTTGGATGTATTTCCGCCCTACTTTGAGCAAGAAGCCATCCGCATAGAGTTTTTCGGCGACGAGATAGAAGCTATCTACACCTTTGATGTAATAGACAACAAAAAGCTTGAAGAGCACAAAAGTTTTACCATCTATGCAACCTCACAGTTTAGCGTAAGTCAAGAGAAAATGGCTGTGGCAATAAAACGCATAGAAGAGGAGCTCGACGAGAGGCTTGCTTACTTTCAAAAAGAGGGCAAACTTGTTGAATATCAGCGTCTAAAACAGAGAGTAGAGTTTGACCTTGAGATGCTTCAAACGACTGGAATGTGCAAAGGGGTTGAGAACTACTCAAGACTGCTTACAAACAAAAAACCGGGTGAAGCTCCATACACTCTGCTTGATTACTTTGCTCTGCACCATAAAGAGTATCTCGTAATTGTTGATGAATCACATGTTTCACTTCCGCAATACCGCGGCATGTATGCAGGAGACAGAGCCAGAAAAGAAGTTTTGGTAGAGTATGGATTTCGTCTGCCAAGTGCGCTTGACAACCGTCCTTTAATGCTTGATGAGTATATTAATAAAGCACCTCACTATCTTTTTGTTTCTGCAACACCTTCGGAGTATGAAATAAAGCTCTCAAGTGTTTGTGCAAAGCAGATTATCCGTCCAACCGGTCTTTTAGACCCGGTGCTAGAAATAAAACCATCTACCAATCAAGTAGAAGATATCCACGATGAGATAAAAAAAATAATCATAAAAAATGAGCGCGTTCTTATAACAGTTCTAACGAAAAAAATGGCAGAAGCACTTACAAAATACTTAGCTGACTTAGGCATAAAAGTACAGTATATGCACTCAGATATAGATACGATTGAAAGAAATCAGATTATTCGTTCACTTCGCCAGGGAGAGTTTGATGTACTTATCGGAATCAATCTTCTTCGTGAAGGTCTAGACCTGCCTGAAGTCAGTTTGGTAGCAATATTAGATGCAGACAAAGAGGGATTTTTAAGAAGCGAAACTGCTCTTATTCAAACAATCGGCCGTGGAGCAAGAAACTCAAACGGAAGAGTTATTTTATACGCAAATAAAATAACCCGTTCAATGCAAAAAGCTATAGATACAACAAATGCCAGAAGAGAAATACAAAAAGCATTTAACAAAAAAAACGGTATAACTCCTACAACGACTATGCGCAAACTTGATGAAAATCTAAAAGTAGAAGATTACGGAAATATTTACCAAAAACATAAAAAAATGGATAAAATACCGCCGTCAGAGAGAAAAGCAATGATTAAAGAGCTCTCTATTAAAATGAAAGAAGCTGCTCGTGAGTTAAATTTTGAAGAAGCAGCAAGACTTCGTGATGAAATAACAAAAATAAAAAAACTTTAGGAAAGCAATATTTAAAATGGAAGATACATTTAGCAATTTAGCAACATATGGATACATTGGACTTTTTCTTTACTCGCTAGGCGGTGGTTTTATAGCCCTTATCGGAGCAGGAGTTTTGTCATTTATGGGTAAAATGGATTTAAGCTTATCCATTTTTATAGCATTTACAGCAAATGCGCTCGGAGATTTTTTACTTTTTTACATGGCAAGATACCAAAAAACAATGATGATGGATGGTCTGCGCAAACATAGAAGAAAACTAGCTCTAGCACATATTATGATGAAAAAAAACGGCTCATGGATAATCTTAATTCAAAAATTTGTCTATGGCATAAAAACACTTATACCGATTGCTATCGGTTTAACAAAATATGACTTTAAAAAATTTGCAATTTTAAATATATTGAGCGCTGCAGCATGGGCTTTAATATTTGGTATTGGAAGTTACTATTCAGGAGGTTTTTTAGTAAAGATGGCAGAGTTAGTCGGAGACAAACCTTGGATAGCGCCTCTTATACTCGTGGTTCTTGGTGGGTCTTTATGGTTGTACATGACACATGCCACAAAGCGTAAGAATTAGCTTCTTTAGAAAGCGTAAGAATTAGCTTCTTTAGAAAACGAAGGAACTGAGTTTCTTTAGAAAGAAAAAAGTTAAATAAGATTCAAAAGTGAATCTCTTCACTTTTGAATCAATGACTAATTTTCTATTTTAGGTCCTGCAGTAGAATAATCAAACTCGCTATCTTCAGTCTGATACTTTTTAAAATTTTCAATAAACATTTTAGCTAAAGTATCTCTTGTTGTATCAAATTCATCTTTATTTTTCCACGCATTGCGAGGATTTAATATCTCTGGATTTATATCACCTAGAGTTGTAGGAACATGAAGTCTAAATGTTTTTGTAGTGTCAAATTCACTGTTTTTAATGCTTCCGTCTAAAATTGCATTGATACACGCGCGAGTGTCTTTGATGCTCATTCTATGTCCCACGCCATACTTTCCACCAGTCCAGCCAGTGTTTACAAGATATACATTTACACCATGCTTATCAATCTTTTCACCTAAAAGCTTCGCATAAACCGTTGGATGAAGTGGTAAAAAAGCCTCTCCAAAACAAGCACTAAATGTTGCAACAGGCTCTGTAATACCGCGCTCAGTTCCTGCAACTTTTGCAGTATATCCGCTTAAGAAGTAGTACATTGCTTGTTCACGAGTAAGTTTTGAGACCGGAGGAAGAACGCCAAAAGCGTCAGCAGTTAAAAAAATTATATTTTCCGGATGCCCGGCACATAAAGAAGATTCATGATTTGGAATATGTTCTATCGGGTAAGAGACGCGGGTATTTTCAGTTTTACTTGAATCTTCATAATCTACTTCACCCTCCTCATCCATTACGATATTTTCAAGAAGCGCGCCAGGCTTTATAGCATTATAAATTTCAGGCTCACTTTTTCCATCAAGGTTAATAACCTTGGCGTAACATCCGCCTTCAAAATTAAACACACCGTCATTATCCCAACCATGCTCATCATCGCCGATAAGTCTTCTATGCGGATCGGTAGAGAGAGTAGTTTTCCCTGTTCCGCTAAGACCGAAGAAAAGTGCAGTATCACCACGCTCTCCAACATTTGCAGAACAGTGCATAGAGAGTTTGCCTTCAAGCGGCAGCCAATAATTCATCATTGAAAAAATTCCTTTTTTCAACTCACCGCCATACCATGTACCACCAATAATTGCCATATTATTTTCAATGTCAAAAAGTACAAACACTTCAGAGTTCAATCCATGCTCTTTCCATCTTTCATTAACAGCCTTGCAAGCGCTTAATACTGTAAACTGCGGTTTAAAACTCTCCAACTCAGTTTCAGTGGGACGAATAAACATATTTTTAACAAAATGAGACTGCCATGCTATTTCAGTTATAAAACGGATTGATTTTTTAGAAGCTTCACTTGCACCGCTATACACATCGGTTACATACAAATCTTTACCTGAGAGCTGCTCTCTTGAAAGTTCCAAAAGTTCATTAAAAATCTCTTCGCTTATTTTTTGGTTAACATCGCCCCATGCTATGTATTGATTTGATGGGTAACGATCTACAAAATATTTGTCTTTTGGGCTACGACCAGTAAAGATACCCGTATCAACGGCACTTGCACCTTTTTTTGTAAAAGTACACTCTTTATTTTCCATCTCATGGTGAATTAATTCATCATAACTAAGGTTATGATAAACTTTACCAACATTTTTTAAACCTATCTCTTCTAACTCTTTTAAGTTCATAACTTACCTTATGCTACTTTTTAATTATGAATGAAATTATACACTTAATAAACATAAATTAAAAGTAAATATACTATATCAATAAAATTTTTAAATAACTTTTCGAAGAACTTAAAATAGAAAATTTACTTTAAGTATTTTTTGGTAAAATTTCGCTCTTGCTCGCATAACTCAGTTGGTAGAGTGTTACCTCGACAAGGTAAAAGTCACTGGTTCGAGTCCAGTTGTGAGCACCATCACTTATTACTTCCAACCACTTATTTTAACTATTTTCAATCTTTTAGTTTTTTTTGTAATAAACACCAATTTAAAATGAAAAAATATCTAAGAATTTTTATAATATGTAAAAGAGTTTGATGAGCAGGTATGCTCATCTTGTAGTTTTATTTTAATAGCTGAGAATTTTTGTATCTTTTTCAAGAATTGTGTCTGCTACTTTTGCCGGTTGTGCTACAGAAACACCATCAATCAAATCTGCTTTTGTTTTACCTGCGTTTGGAAGATATGGAGGACATATTTCAACCTTTGCTCCACCTTTCATCATCTTTTTCATTAACATCTGCGCAGACACATCTTTAGGTTTGAGTAAAATCTCTTTCGAACCTTTGACAGCTAAATCGCCTGCTTTTCCACATAGCAATATTTCTACATCTGCACCTTTTGCTTGCACTTGATTTCCTAAAACCATTGCCATAAACTGTGTAAGGCTATCTTCTGTTGTTATTACCAAAAGAAGTTTCTCTGCACTCTGTGACGCAGCTGCACTCAGCGGACTTAACAGAATCGCTGCTAACGCGATTTTCATTAATACTTTTTTCATTGATTTTTCCTTTAAATATAGATATTTTACGAAAATTGTATACTAAAGAACTTATAATTATATTAATAATTTCTTATAGATTAAATATTAATGTACTCTACTAATATAACTCAAATTTTACATATTTTTAAAAATTATTAATCCCATTTGCACACACATAACCGCTGCTAAATGCCCACTGAAAATTGTATCCTCCAAGCTCACCCGTCACATCAACTACTTCACCTATAAAATAGAGATTTTTTACATCTAATGATTCTAAGGTATATGGATTTAGCTCATCTGTCAAAACTCCGCCTCTGCAAACTTCCGCTTTGGAAAAACCGAAGTTTCCTGCCGGGGCAAACTCATAACTGTGTATCTGTTTTAATTTCTCTTTTATATCAGCTGTAACTCTTTTACACTTTACATCTTCTATATCCAGTGCTTCTAAAAGTGCTTTTGAGAGTCTTTTTGGCAATGGGATTACAGAGCTAAGCTGTTTTTTGCTTCCTTTGATAAGCTCTAAAATATTGGACTCTGGCAAAAAATCTATCGTTATACTCCCTTTTTGCCAATAAAGAGATGCTGATAAAACAGCAGGTCCGCTTATCCCTTTATGGGCAAAAAGAAGCTCCTCTTTTATAACTTTAGAGTCAACATTTATCGCAACAGGGCAGCTAAGCCCGCTGAGTTCTTTCATCCAAAACTGCTCTTTTTGAACAGTTAAACCCACAAGTGCAGGAGTAAACTCCTTTACTTTTATGCCAAAACTCTTTGCAATCTCAAGACCGATATCGCTGGCTCCTAGACTTTTATAGCTTTTGCCGCCGGTTGCAACAACTACCTTTTTAGCTCTTAAAAGCTCTTTGAGTGTTTGTATCTCAAAAATATCACCCTCTTTTTTCACCCATAAAATATCACTGTTTAAAAAGATATCCGCATGATTC
Protein-coding regions in this window:
- the cydB gene encoding cytochrome d ubiquinol oxidase subunit II, coding for MVGFGDLDLLTLQQYWWFVISLLGGLFVFMMFVQGGQTLIYKLSTNETEKTMLINAIGRKWELGFTTLVLFGGALFAAFPLFYATSFGGAYWVWLAILFCFIIQAVSYEYRSKPDNFLGQKTYEVFLYINGTLGVFLLGVAIATFFSGSEFKIDSNFFSHWQNPLRGLEALFNPMNYLLGFALVFLTKITGAMYFINIINHKEIREKALSSIKINMLLFLLFFLVFIGWIFTKEGFAINENGIVFMQQYKYFYNFLDMPILLTLFIIGIIMVIISVFNTVSFKKTSCIKTGGIGVVLTVTALLTSLGFNNTAYYPSTYDLQSSLTIMNSSGSHYTLMAMSYVSLMVPFVLAYIAYAWYLMDRVKITKEEIESPNAHNY
- a CDS encoding peptidase M42, with protein sequence MELFYDILKQLIRIPSVVGEEHPFFMFIKRELEEIGVTVEYYDGVLVAKGKEPNSGYISAHADRHGLICTGHNEFQYAAFIAKNKADLTGDSNSEQLLHNFTARFVDEKVQAYEPWSGNYLGLGSIKDAYLCQRRNNILFKIDGFDYLFPGTPIAFTDKLEINGDLISAQLDNVISIAVIIYMYTAGYQGTAFFTASEEAGRSWRFLMEWFKRFDIKTDELLVLDTSPYPTLEEIKNIDIVMRNRDSNAVFRSPLKNKIKKIAIKEKIKYNFKDNYLKAKMAKNGTISSLGTTELGRLIYATKGEIQGTTLQIPTIGYHTVHETTTKKSVESIITILKKIYIK
- a CDS encoding DUF4492 domain-containing protein, which produces MSIKKIFSFYINGFKSMTIGKTLWKIIFIKLVVILLFLNYFIHNKNFKTEYKTYDEKINFVYENLRLK
- a CDS encoding CorA family divalent cation transporter, which encodes MSNIYNLIDNLHLEDLQNETHPSIFDENEGYDMLIVRLPVIYKELQVISTGFIITNENSYLYDRDNRVFKTLESRFEAPYKILDKMVDELLESFENYRDLIADMEESLYLNKTTTSFMNNWLKLKRNIVRVERTLFHASFTMNKAIQHYEKSDDFPINHYIDLHEHMERTLRSATLQLSKLDYLYSFYSARTNEKMNSLVYNLTMISAIFLPLNLVVGFFGMNTSGLPFTDTTDGTTNVMILILFLLAITAGAISFLKKKV
- a CDS encoding DedA family protein produces the protein MEDTFSNLATYGYIGLFLYSLGGGFIALIGAGVLSFMGKMDLSLSIFIAFTANALGDFLLFYMARYQKTMMMDGLRKHRRKLALAHIMMKKNGSWIILIQKFVYGIKTLIPIAIGLTKYDFKKFAILNILSAAAWALIFGIGSYYSGGFLVKMAELVGDKPWIAPLILVVLGGSLWLYMTHATKRKN
- the uvrB gene encoding excinuclease ABC subunit UvrB, producing the protein MSKFKIYSDYSPAGDQPTAIKTISDSILKGNRYQTLEGVTGSGKTYTMASVIEKVQMPTIIMTHNKTLAAQLYSEFRQFFPKNHVEYFVSYYDYYQPEAYIPRQDLFIEKDSAINDELERLRLSSTANLLSYDDVIVVASVSANYGLGDPEEYESMVQSIAVGDEIAQKKLLLRLVEMGYSRNDTYFDSGHIRVNGESLDVFPPYFEQEAIRIEFFGDEIEAIYTFDVIDNKKLEEHKSFTIYATSQFSVSQEKMAVAIKRIEEELDERLAYFQKEGKLVEYQRLKQRVEFDLEMLQTTGMCKGVENYSRLLTNKKPGEAPYTLLDYFALHHKEYLVIVDESHVSLPQYRGMYAGDRARKEVLVEYGFRLPSALDNRPLMLDEYINKAPHYLFVSATPSEYEIKLSSVCAKQIIRPTGLLDPVLEIKPSTNQVEDIHDEIKKIIIKNERVLITVLTKKMAEALTKYLADLGIKVQYMHSDIDTIERNQIIRSLRQGEFDVLIGINLLREGLDLPEVSLVAILDADKEGFLRSETALIQTIGRGARNSNGRVILYANKITRSMQKAIDTTNARREIQKAFNKKNGITPTTTMRKLDENLKVEDYGNIYQKHKKMDKIPPSERKAMIKELSIKMKEAARELNFEEAARLRDEITKIKKL
- the pckA gene encoding phosphoenolpyruvate carboxykinase (ATP) translates to MNLKELEEIGLKNVGKVYHNLSYDELIHHEMENKECTFTKKGASAVDTGIFTGRSPKDKYFVDRYPSNQYIAWGDVNQKISEEIFNELLELSREQLSGKDLYVTDVYSGASEASKKSIRFITEIAWQSHFVKNMFIRPTETELESFKPQFTVLSACKAVNERWKEHGLNSEVFVLFDIENNMAIIGGTWYGGELKKGIFSMMNYWLPLEGKLSMHCSANVGERGDTALFFGLSGTGKTTLSTDPHRRLIGDDEHGWDNDGVFNFEGGCYAKVINLDGKSEPEIYNAIKPGALLENIVMDEEGEVDYEDSSKTENTRVSYPIEHIPNHESSLCAGHPENIIFLTADAFGVLPPVSKLTREQAMYYFLSGYTAKVAGTERGITEPVATFSACFGEAFLPLHPTVYAKLLGEKIDKHGVNVYLVNTGWTGGKYGVGHRMSIKDTRACINAILDGSIKNSEFDTTKTFRLHVPTTLGDINPEILNPRNAWKNKDEFDTTRDTLAKMFIENFKKYQTEDSEFDYSTAGPKIEN
- a CDS encoding cytochrome ubiquinol oxidase subunit I — translated: MEESLIDWSRAQFALTAMYHWIFVPLTLGLGFIVAIMETMYVKTGSDFWKKTTKYWMTLFAINFAIGVATGIIMEFEFGTNWANYSWFVGDIFGAPLAVEGILAFFMESTFFAVMFFGWDKVDKKFHLLSTWLVAIGSNLSALWILVANGWMQYPVGMHFNPNTVRNEMMNFWDILFSPVAVSKFLHTLGSGYVMAALFVVGVSSWYLLKNRDVVFAKKSMLVGATFGLITSLFLALSGDESAHQVAHKQPVKLAAMEGLYKGKEGAGLVAVGLLNPNKALNNDENPFLFDIEIPYILSILSYHKTNAFVPGLEDLVYGNEKYNIMGAAEKIEKGKIALEALQSYKEAKKDANEEASKAAQTTLEEYMPYFGYGYLKKPEDIVAPVATTFYAFHIMVWLGGWFIILFAFVLFFLTKKEIQKYPLLLKAAFWSIPLGYIAGEAGWVVAEVGRQPWAIQDLMPVGIAATHISTTNVMISFFLFATLFTTLLIAEIKIMTKQIKIGPDGGH
- a CDS encoding NAD(P)/FAD-dependent oxidoreductase codes for the protein MKIYDVLILGAGASGLMCASHLDKKLSVGIVDSNSKIAQKLKISGGGKCNITNVQLSRDNYDGDKEFIFNVFESFSKEDLLNYLHLSGVEPVIRKKRYYFCKDSSDEIIKIFKKATNHADIFLNSDILWVKKEGDIFEIQTLKELLRAKKVVVATGGKSYKSLGASDIGLEIAKSFGIKVKEFTPALVGLTVQKEQFWMKELSGLSCPVAINVDSKVIKEELLFAHKGISGPAVLSASLYWQKGSITIDFLPESNILELIKGSKKQLSSVIPLPKRLSKALLEALDIEDVKCKRVTADIKEKLKQIHSYEFAPAGNFGFSKAEVCRGGVLTDELNPYTLESLDVKNLYFIGEVVDVTGELGGYNFQWAFSSGYVCANGINNF
- a CDS encoding DsrE family protein; this translates as MKKVLMKIALAAILLSPLSAAASQSAEKLLLVITTEDSLTQFMAMVLGNQVQAKGADVEILLCGKAGDLAVKGSKEILLKPKDVSAQMLMKKMMKGGAKVEICPPYLPNAGKTKADLIDGVSVAQPAKVADTILEKDTKILSY